TCCTCTTACCCCTGGACAAGTCCAAGAGGATCAAGTGAGGTTACGTGAGGAATATGAGTTAGAGTGTGAgttgagaaaacaagaaaagagtgAGATTGAGAGTAGTGAAGAGAGAAAAGCACTAGTGAGTTCCGCCAAAGAGGTGTATAAAGCTATGAAGCATAGCTTGTTAGTAAGGGCTGAGTGTGACAAAGTTCTTTCTTGTAACTTTACTAACACAAGTGCTCCtagttttgtttcctttttgcaGGTTAGCCACTCGAATATGGAATTGCATGATTGCTGTCCAATCTCACCCAAACTTGTTGCCATTCCGTTTCGTGAAGATGATGATAGCACCATTCCAGAAAATTTCACCTTATTACCTTcgtttcttctttcttatcaTGTCTATGTTTTCTTTCCACATTTACCTCATTTTAGTGAGCAGTCTACTAATCGTTGTTGTTCCATTTTTGTAGACATTGGGGCCGATTGTATATCACAGGTTTGCTTAAAGCAAGGGTTCCTCAATGAGCATTACAACTACCATCTCCCCCTTCTAGATCATCCATGTGAAGCTTCCTTATCTCGACATCCGATTCTGTGCTATATACCCGTGATTGCAATCAAAGACGTTGGATTGTGGGGAGATGTACAGCACCAATTTGAGGATCCATACCTCTTCGAAACACAAGCCTTGAAAATGGTCCGTGAGCTTCAAGTTATCACAACTGGTCCTTTCCGGCATTGTACATGGTGGTCCTTGTATTGGATGCAACCCTTGAACTTGATCATCGTCCGGTTGTCCCAACGACATGTCACTCTTCTTGTGAGCCTTCGCGCTTCGATTTGTGGGCAAATCGCCTTTAAGAGGAGGGAAATGATACGAGACTAGCTGGTTATAACATTTATCAAATCTGTTTGCATCGAGCTAGAGTCATTTGATGGTGTCTTCATTGTGTCTTGGCCGAATGGTCCCCTTTATGGGCTGTTGTGGCTTATTTCCATTGTTTTATGTCATTTGGTTGTTAATTCCAAAATTTGAGTTTGGTCGTCTTAGTCAATTAGTTAATAAAAGGGCtcaaggtcatgttgaccatactTAGTAGCCAATTGGAGTTAATTCATAGAGTTAATTGGAGTTAGGGTTAAGTCTCTTACTTCCTAGTTGGATTAGGAGTTTTGGTCTTGTAAAAGGCTATAAAAAGCCTTTACTTTCACGTTTTAGGGGGAGGAAGAAAgttgagaaaattttccagatttctttcgtGAATGAAAGAGTTCTCCTTGGCTTGTGAAGCCACTATTGAACATCTTAGAGTTGCCCTAAGGTGATTTgtcaacttatcaatcaagtagtccccttgattgtggcgttgtCCTAACCGTTCTAGTCTTTCTTGTGCGGTCCAAGATAGATTACGAACTCCATCACCAAACGTGATTCCTAACGTAGATCCAGACTTGTGCTTTACGTTCTTGATTCATCTTGGTGTTTCAAGAATCGCATCATTTGGGTTATCTGAACTAGCTTTTACGGATTGAATGAGGATtccatctctctctctatctatcCTCCTATTCGAGCAAGCCTAAGGGCTTTCCTTGTCattccatttttatttttgataccTGGTTGGGTTTTCAAAAGTTTCATCCTCTAGTAAGCTAAGGAGTGGGGCAAGAAGCATGCTTTTAAAGAAGTGAAATTCCGAATTTTATTCACTTGCTACAATTTTGTATGATCACAATCTCATGTAAACTTAGCACATAGCTAAAGTGACTAAAGGACCAAAAGCATTAACCAGGGTAATATATCCATGACCAAAGTAGAGCAACTCAATGAATATAGCACCATGCTTTAATATATCTTCCAACATAAGATGAAACACTACAACCCCTGTGCGTGCATGTTTTTGGCGTGCATGTTTTTGATAGCCAAAAACAATGTAAAACTGTTTTAGACccaaaaagaaagtttagatcTAAGAAATCTcaaattacaataaaattttagaagGGGAGAAAACTCTTATTAGAAAAATCAAGGAAAGACGAAACTTTCACTAGTTAAGAAATCtcagaagaaaaaaataaccCTCATCAAGAAAATCTAAGAGAGACTTTTATtctaacaaacaagaaaaaatgaCTATAGGGAGGGAGACTCGTTGAGGTTGAAGAACTTGTTCTGCAACAAAAGAAGTTGTTTAGAGAGAATGCAAAGAAATTAGCTTtttcaaggaagaagaagaaattgttCTACAACCGAGTGGTGTTTTAAGTCTTTTAAACTTTCATCTTCTTGTATAGATTCATCCCTGTTAACCACTCTTTTTGACTGATCAGTCACAATTCGAAATCAAACCAAAGAATTGTTCGCTTTCTTCTTGAGTCTAATGAACATCTTTCAAATATGAGttctacttcttttttttcataatttattttattaaaatggtTCAAGGTCCATCTCTTGTCTAGATTCACCAATCAAAACCATTATCTTTCAATCAactaatgatttccaaaatcaCTCCTCTCTCTCTACCTTCAACCTTCTCTCTACTCTTCTTCCTTCATAGGAGGGAGATCTTGGCTTTAAACCAAGGTATCCCTTCCTCTTCCTTTATTCTCCCTTCCTATTCCTTTattcttacttttatttaataaaGTCTCTCCTAGGGTAttctagtgagagttttcttctctctcaAGTTATCGTGATGagagttttcttctcttctagGCTATCCTGGTGAgagttttgtttagtttttatttttttttgttatttattttctcagaTCTAAGAAGTTTTTCAGATCTATATTTtacatctaaaattttttatatcttCTCGTTAGATCTCAACGTTAGTTTTGAGTTTGAACAAATTGGATAGTAGATCTAAAGGAATAGACATGCACGGATATCTATAGAGCGGTTCATTCAATTTGTCAGATTTGATGATTGGTGATTCACagtgtaattttttatattttgtaactCTGTTAAatcttatgatttttcaaatcaaatatATCTGTGACATGTTCAGTGTATTTTCTACCATTAGTGCAGATTACTTTGTCAAGCAAATCACATTGAACGATTTCCAGCAAGATGATTAATAATATTGACTtatgttttatcaaaaaaaaataatgattttCAAATTAAACCATCTCCTCCCATTTTCAAGTCagatgaatatttttttttcaaatcagtgGAGCTAGTATtctttttagggttaatttcacaTAAACGccctgaggtttttgacaattgcaAAAAATCCCCTCAAGTTCTAAAAGTACACCTAGCTCCcctattttcactatttaagtaacatTCTAGGCCCAAAAGACtatactttttctcaaaattcctATAATGCCCTTGAGTTATAATTCacaacaaaaatgaaaaggaaaaaaatggttcacagattttatttcatttttatctttacTTGCTATCACTATTACCTATCCTATCAACAttcatgttcttttttttttttttacctaaaAATTTCTGATGCAGATCATTGTATCAACTATAAATGCTACATCAGATGCCCAAAAGCTTACCTACAATCTCATGTCAATATCAGATTTTACTTAACACACAACAATAGTGATCAATATGCCTAAATTTCAATTTCGTGGCTGCCACCTTCTTAATACAAAATAATCTAATTCATAACTACTAATATCAATATCTATTATACTCTATTGGCACAGAGttcaaaatcagtcaaattctcTCTATGGAAATAACATCAATAAttgtaaataaaaaatagaaatacattGAAGTTATAAATATATATCGGGAACACTTTTTTTTTGCATGGTAACCATAACAGTGTAACCTATATTTAGTCCCTATTCCACTTCCtatccttaatttttattttttatcactGCCAttatcttcatctccatctagTTTGGTAATGAAATTAGCACTCAATTTATCATTTGacaatttcaatttgctaatgcctatcaaaaattggaaacaaaaGTGGGCGCAAGGAAACTATTTAATAATAATGGATAAGCTATAATTGGGAATAGATAGCAGGATAGGTAAGTATTGGTGGTTTGGTGTGTATGGTGATTTTGTTAGTGGCGACAGTACATATTtcattgataataataaataaatgagtttgaaagaaaaatagatgTAGGAGAAAGATGATAGATAGTTAAATGAGAAAGACTGtagtttgaattattgattgataataaaTGAGAGAGTTTTTCAATGGGTTGACAATTAATGAAGGGCGTTGTTGTCATTTTATCATACCAAGCAAGGTCTCCGTAATTATATAAACTTCAGGGGAGCCGAGTGAAATTGTCGAAAACCTcagaggaggtttctgaaattatcccttcttTTTAAGTATGTGAATGTTTTCATTCAAGAATTACTTCTTTTAAAGTTCCTTTGTGAAGATTCTGATAAAGTCTTTGTGTTCATATTGTGAGAATTTGCTTTTCCTTGAATTTATATAGCAAGAGTTTACTCATAGTTTTGATCAATTTTAGGGTGAAGTGAGAAAACTAGTCGATTTGTAACACATAAATTAGGCTTGTTTTGCAAATTTCGTGAAATTGAAGATCTCCACGCATAGCACCATTGCCTAGAGGGTTGAATTGGATTGACATTTGTTGCTAAAAAGAGAAAGTCTtgttaataacaaaaaaaaattgttcaaagCGTCTCTCataatttataaaataactttttttctctcacttttaaaagtatatttttaCGTTCCTTATAAATTTCCTTTaatcaaatttgatccctacCTAGATGTTTGACTAGTTTCTTGTCAGAAttcatcacgtgccttgcatgtgatcattttttaagagaaaaattgtcaaatcaaattttacataattcgaTCTatagtcccttacatttcacaaaatgaattgtttcgtccctcacatttcacaaaataaatttcacaaaataaattttttcatccctcacataacacaaaataaattttttcatccctcattgaccatgtgtatgaatagttttttttaaatccatatatatatatatctatttgatttcacttgaacaatacgaatagcatataatatatctctatttgatttcacctaaatagATTAATTATAGTTGTACACATGTTATTCAATAGATATACACATGGGTTTAAATCtaccaattttgttttaaacccacatatatatatctatttgattttatcatgtgaatctattcaatatttgtggtCTTTCCTCTTttgataataatttatttattgagttgtgtAATAAGGTCATCCAATTAATCGGTCCTAACTCGAATTCTATAGTCATGTTtataaaatgtagtttaaaTCTAAAGTTTCTACTTACTACTTTTAAGACCAACAGTTGAATTTTTTACCTTatgattgttttaaaatttgaaagtgtcaattacttacttctttttgtcatacttttcctttgtttatttttcttgtccaaatttaattcaatataaacactTGCCCAAATTTATCCTTGTCAAGTGTTTATTTGGACTATAATGTAAAGAAAACACTTGTCCAAATTTACCCTACTCTAGGTTGGGGTCCACTAGGACAACAGACTTTTTTTGGACTATATAACATGAGTGATGTGGTAAATTTAAGACCAACTTTGGCTTGATAAAATCTTTTATTCTAGTAGATAATTTTCACCCTTACAGAATTTGATGTTTCCTAAGTAGTACTAGAGAAGTTTTACCCAAATGGAGCTGTAGTGCAACTCAAAACTTAGACTAGGTTAATATCATTTCTGGATGTCAATTTTCTACAAGAACACGTATATTGCCAAAgaagattttattttattttttgtatcaCATAGATAATATGTTAAAATTGAAATGCCAAAGCATATGGTGAAAGTTATGATGACAAATTTTAGAATACTGTTTCATGCAAAGTGTCACTAAGATATTAGACAAAGCTGGACAAAGTCAAAGGGAGAGTCAATTTTAAAATGCTTAGATTTGTAGAAAATGTATCGTAAGATCAAAATTGtgttcaaataaaaatttttatcaTCTTATAACCAAGAATGAACTATAATTCTAAAcatttaaaaacataaaaagataaTAAATAGGGCTATTCTTCTATTACAATTGTTACCAAAAAAAcgagcaaaacaaaaaaaaagaaaaatttaagaataaCAAGTTGTTTAATTAACTCCAACATAATTTATCTTATGAGAAGAATATAATGACTAAATTGTTCATGTTGTAGTAATAATTAGGCACAAATACTgttatgttatttatttaatgccTTCTTAAGTTATGGAGTTTTGTGGAATTAATTACAAAACTCCAAAATTTAACATTATGTTAAatttaacattataattatttcacatcataataaatttttaaatttattttcaaatgtTATTGGTTATCATCTTTTGTACATAAATTTTGACAATGTTCTTGCAAATATTTGTTAATAAATTTTtgccaaataattttcattGATGTACAGctcatttctttcttcttctctaaGGTCAAAGATTAAATgtgttcaaaatttcaaaagaaattataGTAGATGAGATTATCTGAAATTTAATGTGAACAAAAATAGCTATAGAATTCTCTAATTTGAGCTCAAACGAAAAGTGTAAAAACATAGTATAAAGAATGTGTTGATATTATAAAGAATTTATAAGTTGTTTCATTTGATCAATAAATTTTTAGAATAAACATATTATTTTTAAGCTTTATACTTCATATTACAACTTATATATAAGTGTTGATTATTAACCAAAGTGTATATTTTTATGTTGAGTAGGGCAAAGTAGGATATTTTCTTAGTTCAAGGGGGCAAACTTTAACCAATActaagggcaaaattggaagaCAATTTTGTTTTTACTATTTTGAGGTCATTAAAAACTTAACTTTTGCTAGACTAGGCAGACAAAATGTGTATTGTTCTGGTTGAACGGGGCAAAGTGTGATTACATTCCAAGTACAAGGCCGCAAAGTGCTTTTAACCATTAAAAAAAACTCTATCAAACACACAATATTTTCTCCAAGACGCACATTTTAATGCAGTAAACACATACTTTCTCTCTCACAAACAAATATATGCACTATCTATACTATCATACACTTTTTCAGTATTACGAATTAATATGTTAAAAAACTAATGTATTATAGCAAATACAACATAATATTACTTTGAAAGTATAGAATACacttggaataaaatattttgattCAATGCTCACATTCAGCTAATTATCAAACAAATTTAAGTCTATAGATTCAGCAAATTAAGATTCCAAGACTTAAGTTTCAgtttttagatttcaaattttaattttcaattttatcaaatggcCTTTTCTATCAAATGTATggtatcatttttattttctttgtgtttctcaaacatttgtttgaatTAAAGGCTGCTAATGACAATTTTTTTCCTTACTAAGATGATTTAAATTTAGTGTTTAAAATTAGCAAATCAAATTCTCAGCGTTGGTTAAATGTTCCCATTAGCATTGTTTTCAATGCTTGAATGCTAATTCAGTTAACTATACCTCTGGTCTCATAAAGCATTCGCCTTTCTGTTATAAGCAATCAAACATGCATATGCagcagaaatttaaaaatttcgATTCCTACAAGTCGATAATCGTCCATGTGATAAGAGATCATAGAGATATACCTTGATTAATTGAAGATTTGTCTACTTTGCGAAGAAACATGCATGCCAGTTGAGCACTTCTACTTGAAGTCGCCCAAGTGTTCAATCCCCAATGGTAATCCACGTGACTCCTTGATGCAAAGACCTCCTTAGGTAGTATTCCTCAGCTAGAATGGTGGTAGACAACTATCAAGCCTCTCCCTCACAATTTGAATTAGTTTTCATGgagaaaaaccctagttttttaaCTAAGAGAATTTGGCCAACATAAGGGTGGGAGAACGATTTTTCCGCAGCCAAATATGTCTGTTATCTCTTTCTagattttcactaaaatctctcACAATTGTGTTTTACTAGTTAAAGCAATTAGGATATATATAGGCAAATAAGTTTTTAAATCCTATTGGAAACTCTAATGATGTTTCCATAAGGATTTGAGAAACCAATGTTCAACATAACTCTTGTTTTACAAAACTTATTCATATTTGTAATAAAGTTCCTCAAGTTTAACTTGTCTCACaaattaaattataagtttttcaaacttatcaatcaagtacctATTACTTGGATACTTTTAATTTTGCGCAATTGACTCTCATGTGTACAACCCATTAGGTTCTCGACTAGGCTAGTAATAACTAAAAGTTAGAATTCTTAATAATAAGAACTAGATAAATTAAACACCTTTAATTTATTATTGATTAAACTTCATCAACTAACTTTAGATCAAGATTGGCTTCTAATAAAGTATTATGACCACCAAAAGTATAGGGAATAGTCAAGTAACTGACAACATTTTTCTATGTACATATATCATATAATTAATCTCCTTCACCATCTTTAACCCTCATTAATCTTAGAGTATGGAATAAGTTCCAACTCTAAATTAATTAATGATTTCTTTATTACCAAAATATAAGTCTCAATGAATAGATATTTAGATACATCTATCCAAAATCTCTCTATTAATTAGTACTAAGATTTCTAGAATCATATTTGAATAAGTTGCCATTAATGAGATAACTCATCTATCTATTAAAGATTGTAAATTCTTAGATTACTTACCATCTTTCCATGTTTCATGATATACCCAACCTCTAATGAATTGATTACCCTTTTATGGATAACTATCGAGAAAGTGGAAGTATAATAATTTGCATTCAAAATACTATGCTAATCATAAGTAAAAGAATCACTTATGCACATGTCATATTTAGGTATTTATCATTGACACAATCTCATGTTGGATCAATTTAATTAGcgggaaaatcattcaaaacatccttcacattttgtaaaataacttttttcgtccctcacttttaaaaatgtaattttacatctcttacaaattcatattggtcaaatttggtcaCTCCTTAAGTTTCCGACTAGCTTTTTGTCAGAATTCACCACATGCCTTGCATGTAATCatattttaagggcaaaattgtcaaattaaattttatataattcgattcataatccctcacatttcataaaataaatttttttgtcccttacattttacaaactgaattttttcatccttcatacttttcaaaatgaattttttcatcttttattgatcatgtgtgtgaatagttttttttttttaaaatcaatgtatatatctatttgatttcacctgaatagtatgaatagcatgtgaaatcaaatagagatatattacatattattcatactgctcaagtgaaatcaaatagatatgtacataagtttaaaaaaattgttagtttttcacttatattcattttcttttactcaaaatttgaaaataaagaagacatttaatcctaaatattatcgagtgtttatatcaaattaaatttggatagaaaaagtaaataaaagaaaatatgacaaaaagaaataagtgattggcactttcaaattttaagacaatcaCAAGGCAAGTAATTCAACTGTTAGTCTTAAAAGTGTTgagtagaaatttcagatttaaattgaaatttgttagtacaattatagaattcgagttaggacccattaattagatgaccttattatacaactcaataaataaattattaccaaaagagaaaggtgacaaatattgaataggttcaaatggtgaaatcatataaatatatacatgggtttcaaacaaaattattagttttaaaccccttatatatatctattgaatagcatgtgtataactacgattagcatgtttagatgaaatacaatagagataaattacatgttatttgtactgatcaggtaaaatcaaatagacatatacgtgggtttatagaaaaagagctattcatacacatgatcaatgagggatgaaaaaattcattttgaaaaatatgagggatggaaaaattcattttttaaaatgtgaggaatgaaataattcattttgtgaaatgttagggacgaaaaaattcattttgtgaaatgtgaggaacTATGAATTAGATtattatgtaaaaatttgatttgacaattttgcccttaaaaaatggTCACATGCAAGTCACGTGGTGGATTCAGGtcaaaaactagtcggaaacctaggtagggaccaaatttggtcaatgtgaatttataagagacgtaaaattacacttttaaaagtgagggacgaaaaaagtcatctcGTAAAATGTGAAGGACGTTTTGACCGATTTTCCCTTAATTAGCTTAATCATCTTATCAAGTAGCTACATAGCTAATTTTGATGTCTATATCAAGTAGATAAAATTTATTACTTCATTGAAAAGGAAGAATATGCTAGTCTATCCATATTAATAATGTCCCATCTATTAATACTACGATTAGAAACATTTAAAAATAAACTCTCTTTAATATATCTCATTATCACCATAGTTTATGATTACGTTAAATTTCTCTTTAATGTATCTCACTATAACCATACTTTATGATTACATTAAACTAAGTGTTGTCTACTCTCCACACTTTACCAAACTAATTAAGCAATACAATAATTAAATAGATCATTGCGCCTTCTATTGAACACAAATAATTCAATTACAATGATAAAACCCCGGCTTTAAAGTATATACACTAACATACGAAGCATCCGAGCATcaacaagaagaggaagatcGGAACGTTACCCCCCTAAAAATAGGAAACGTATTAGGCCTCGAACAAATTGTTCTACAGCTTACTCTTAGAGAAGCGGCTGGGTCCTGCCGCTTCTCTTTTCGATTCAACAATGGAAGGAATGGAATGGCCAAAGTAGTATAGCCCTCTTCTACCCTCCCCAAGATTCTTCCTCTCTGAGTGACTAAGGAAGTTGGAATGATcccaaaagaaagaagagaaaagatcTCTCAAGACCGATTCTCTCTATCTCTTTAGCCCCACTGCCAAATGAATGCGTTCTTCCTATGGCCATTTCCAGGCCTTTTTAGGCCAGTTAACATGCATATAGGGGGCCACCGGTGAAATACTTTTAAGCTTAAGAGAATGCCCAGGAAACGCACTTAAGTAGCAGTGTCAGAGCCTTTTCTTAATATTAATGATGTACGAAATATGGCTGTGAATCCCAACCCATTTTGATTCAATCAACAAGCGATTCTCTTCCTGATGTCCGTGGGTGTTTCTCTGATCATATAAGAAAATATGAGTTATGAGTTCGAGTTCCTTTTGTAGTTAAACATGGGACAAAGAATCTCAAAAGAAGCAATAACGAGTGAAGGGACTATCGGGTGATAGGCCCAAACGAGCCTCTTCGTTCCTCTTTCAGTCCGATTTAAGTCCTTAATTGCAATGCCTAAACTAGCATCTATTGGAGCTATAGAGCCCTACGGCTTTAGAGAACCCCTCCGGGGGGTGGGTGCCCCCTGGGATGGCTCCCGAACGATTGATTGAATGAGGATGGCTCGGATATGCCCGCCCTCCGAACCGGACGTGAAGGTCTCCCCTCAAACATAAATAcatattcttctttttattctaCAAATTATCATCCATACTGAATGTACAACAATTGCTAACCACACAAACTTGTGTACAATATTCTCAATAATCTTAATTGTCAACTACACCAATCATTTGGCTTAGACCAGCTAGCTATGTGGTCGTTACATTTGTAACTGAGAGTTTCTCAGTGTCTGCTGCGTGTGCTTGATCTTtgaattttttgtaaatatcaCCTTTAtagaaatttctggttctatAGGATAGAACCAGAGAAAGAGCACTGCCAAAGAACGTAGCTGCTGTTAGTATCAGAAAAGATAGCTTGTAACACTCCACACCGTTGCATGTCAAAGCTTCCCCTTCTTTCCTTGTGAGTCCCTTGGCTGCCATTTGCTTTAAAGCTTCCATATCGTAGAGATGGCCAGCAACTCTGACATTAAGCACGTAAGTACCCAATGGAGTGCCTCCAGCAACTATACTGACTAAGGTGGAGTAGTACTTGAGCCCAAATAATTCTGACACTATACTGAATATCAACGTCCATTGAGCTCCGAAGCAAAAACCCACAATCAAAGAGGCGAGATAGACAGAATTAGGAACGCCGAAAGCAATGAGAAGATGGCCAGCACAAGATACAAAAAGTACCAAGGCCAGCATCAGTGGACGTGCAAAGTTGTATTTAGCCAAAAGAATTTCTGAAGCAAATCCTGCTGCGACACGTCCAAGAAAATTCCAAATGCTCACTAGAGTTACAAATGTGGCAATAGTTTTAGTTGGATATCCTAAGGACTTTCCAATTTGGCCCAAGTTGTCAATTGCCACCAAGGTCCCACCAATCCCAAATGCTGAGACTGTGAATAGAATTAGCATATCAATGTTGAAAATTCCTTGTAGAATTGTATGATCCTCGCCCCTCTTTGGTTGCGTAAACATGTTACTAAAGCAAGAAACTTGCACTTCTTGATTTTGCGGTTTTGGGACAGTTTCTGCAGGTGTTAATTGAACCATCGAGGGTGGATGATCATCTAATACTTGTTTCTTGCTCTTCCAAAGGTCAAATTCTTCTCTAACAACAACCAGGAAGTTGGTGAAGATTAGCAAAAGAAGCACAACAGAACCACTTGCCGCATACTCGAACCTGGTAAAGGAGAGCCAGTTTTGTATGATAATCATAATCATTAGAAATCCAGCAAGGCTAAGCGAAGAGTAGAGAAAATTTTGGAATATCTTGTGCGCATTCGCTTGTTGAACAACCTTCATGATGCGAATTGTGCGCAGAAACAAGATTGAAACAGCTGCTGGAAGCCAGGCAACAAGTAAGATGAGAGATTTGGAATTATGCCCATAAAAAGTAAGATAGAGCTGTGTGATAACTGCTCCACTAAGGCCAATAAATCCCTTTATCATGCCTACGACAACACCTAGACTTTCTGGGCAGTTCTTTACACATGAAACTAATGCAACAATGCATGGAAATGTTTGAGAATTGGTACCAATGCCTATGTATAAATACATCTGCCAAGCAGGAGGTTTCGCTATTCGATGTGTGACCACCAGCCAAATCATGAAGTACCCAAAAAAGTTCATGATTGCTCCACATGAGAGGACTAACCAAGGTGGTGCAACCTCATTGACAAGCCCTGCAACAATTCCATTGTTTGCTCCCACGTCCTTGAAGAAGCTTATCAAGTTCAGGGTTGTTTGGTCATAGCCTAGGGATGATTTGATGTCCCCTGAGTAGATGCCAAACATGTAAGTAGCTCCAGACATGGACATGAGCAGAAAGGTTGCACAGACCATGAACCATCGGCTAGTGAGTAGATGTCGGACAAAGGCACCCGTAGCTTTCCAACCCATTGCTCCCTTCAA
The DNA window shown above is from Coffea arabica cultivar ET-39 chromosome 5e, Coffea Arabica ET-39 HiFi, whole genome shotgun sequence and carries:
- the LOC113743848 gene encoding protein NUCLEAR FUSION DEFECTIVE 4-like, producing MVETELKGAMGWKATGAFVRHLLTSRWFMVCATFLLMSMSGATYMFGIYSGDIKSSLGYDQTTLNLISFFKDVGANNGIVAGLVNEVAPPWLVLSCGAIMNFFGYFMIWLVVTHRIAKPPAWQMYLYIGIGTNSQTFPCIVALVSCVKNCPESLGVVVGMIKGFIGLSGAVITQLYLTFYGHNSKSLILLVAWLPAAVSILFLRTIRIMKVVQQANAHKIFQNFLYSSLSLAGFLMIMIIIQNWLSFTRFEYAASGSVVLLLLIFTNFLVVVREEFDLWKSKKQVLDDHPPSMVQLTPAETVPKPQNQEVQVSCFSNMFTQPKRGEDHTILQGIFNIDMLILFTVSAFGIGGTLVAIDNLGQIGKSLGYPTKTIATFVTLVSIWNFLGRVAAGFASEILLAKYNFARPLMLALVLFVSCAGHLLIAFGVPNSVYLASLIVGFCFGAQWTLIFSIVSELFGLKYYSTLVSIVAGGTPLGTYVLNVRVAGHLYDMEALKQMAAKGLTRKEGEALTCNGVECYKLSFLILTAATFFGSALSLVLSYRTRNFYKGDIYKKFKDQAHAADTEKLSVTNVTTT